The following coding sequences are from one Humulus lupulus chromosome X, drHumLupu1.1, whole genome shotgun sequence window:
- the LOC133807095 gene encoding tetratricopeptide repeat domain-containing protein PYG7, chloroplastic encodes MAHLLNTSFAPSSETLGGNPNFPPALLISGRRSRVHVQAKTKNTVDIYSFSRKWKELVDKVQAKQLQPQEFNTELFRNIFNFKAIEAVKRPLLCASTVSMGHTLWLISVPLAHASESIKYNAVYEVGEFFELGIQLSYLLILLGFLGVGTFFVIRQVLVRRELDLSAKELQEQVRSGDASATEYFELGAVMLRRKFYPAATKYLLQAIDKWDGDDQDLAQVYNALGVSYVRDGKLEKGITQFETAVKIQPGYVTAWNNLGDAYEKKKEFKSALKAFEEVLLFDPNNKLARPRRDALKEQVEMYRGVPVKSKLKSKER; translated from the exons ATGGCTCACCTTCTCAACACTTCCTTCGCTCCTTCCTCCGAAACCCTCGGCGGGAACCCCAATTTCCCACCAGCACTCCTCATTTCTGGTCGCCGGAGCAGAGTCCACGTTCAGGCTAAGACCAAGAACACG GTTGACATTTATTCGTTTTCAAGAAAGTGGAAGGAGTTAGTTGATAAGGTCCAGGCGAAGCAGCTACAACCTCAGGAATTCAATACAg AACTTTTCAGGAATATTTTTAATTTCAAGGCTATTGAAGCTGTGAAAAGGCCACTACTTTGTGCGTCCACAGTCTCAATGGGACATACCTTATGGTTGATTTCTGTGCCACTGGCACATGCAAGTGAAAGTATAAAATATAATGCTGTTTATGAGGTTGGCGAATTCTTTGAGTTAGGAATCCAGCTGTCCTATTTGCTGATATTGTTGGGTTTTCTTGGTGTTGGAACTTTCTTTGTGATTCGTCAAGTCCTTGTGCGTAGGGAACTTGATCTTTCTGCCAAAGAATTGCAG GAACAAGTAAGAAGTGGTGATGCCAGTGCAACAGAGTATTTTGAACTTGGTGCAGTGATGCTGAGGAGAAAATTCTATCCTGCAGCAACAAAGTACTTGCTTCAGGCAATTGATAAATGGGATGGAGATGACCAAGATCTTGCCCAG GTTTATAATGCTCTCGGTGTCAGTTATGTCCGGGACGGGAAGCTTGAGAAAGGAATTACTCAGTTTGAAACCGCCGTGAAAATTCAACCGGGCTATGTCACAGCATGGAACAACCTTGGAGACGCCTACGAAAAGAAGAAAGAGTTCAAGTCTGCTCTAAAGGCATTTGAAGAAGTTCTTCTTTTTGACCCTAACAACAAGTTGGCTAGACCGAGGAGAGATGCTCTAAAGGAACAAGTAGAAATGTATAGGGGAGTTCCAGTGAAATCAAAATTGAAATCGAAGGAAAGGTGA